A stretch of DNA from Sugiyamaella lignohabitans strain CBS 10342 chromosome B, complete sequence:
TGGTAGAGTTAGATCCGGGATATGAAAGTTCACGAATCAAGTATAGATATCTTTCCTTTGAACAGCATCTTGCATTTTTTCCACTATCAGGGTCTTACGGAACAAACTGTATCAGTCGGACCTCGTGACTGCTTATAAGAACTCCTTCACCAATTAAATGTCGTGTCAAATTAGTGGGATATATTGTTTGATACTCTCTATCAGCAGCCCGACTGAATCTCTACCCCTCATCACATCATATAATTCATCCGGCTTCTTTTAAGAACCCCAAAATAACATCCATCTCGACAACTTCAGCTGGCGATGCGGCTCACGCCGCAGGAAGAGGCTTGAAATTTCATGATGATCTATATGCACCGGTCTAGACCGAGAAGGCAAGACAgctattatttatcacCAAGAACAACCAGACCAAGATGATGAGGTCATCCAGACGCCTGTTGGATGGCGCCAAAAGACCCAAGGTCTCTAGAATTGGCCAGTTGGGATCTCTACCATCTTTGACTAGAAAGATTAGTACTACAACATCAGCGGATTTCGCTTTGACGACCCTTCCAAATGGCGTCAGAGTGACCACCAACCCCATTCCAGGCCATTTCTCAGCCATGGGTCTTTATATTCATGCTGGCTCAAGATTCGAATCAGAAAAGTTCTCTGGAGTGTCTCATATTATAGATAGATTGGCATTTAAATCGACTACATCTCGCAGTTCACAACAAATGGAGGAACATTTGCAGGAGTTGGGAGGCAACTACATGTGTGCCTCTTCAAGAGAAACTCTTATGTATCAAGCTTCAGTATTTCATGATCATTCGGATCAGATGTTTGAAGCGCTTGCTGATACAGTCAAGAATCCCCTAATTACAGATGAGGAAGTGGCACAACAGCTAGACACGGCAGCTTATGAAATCTATGAGATTTGGCAGAAACCAGAATTGATTCTTCCAGAAGTTGCTCATATGACTGCATTTAAAGGTGGTTTGGGAAACCCATTACTATGTCCCGAAGACAGATTGTCAGTGATAGATGCAAAGTTGATTCGCGAGTATCGAGATACTTTTTATCAACCAGATAGAATAGTTGCCTCATTTGTAGGCGTTCCTCATGAAAAGGCCGTAGAGCTCGCTACCAAACACTTGGGAGATTTAAAATCCAACCCTAAGGCTGCTAGCTCTATTGATAATCAACCATCTATTTATACAGGAGGAGAACAGATTCTGCCACTTCCTGAACCAATTGGCAATCTGCCtcaattttatcaattacACGTTCTGTATCGTGGCGTATCTATCGCAGACGATGATGTCTACGCTCTAGCATGTTTGCAAACCCTGcttggtggtggaggttcTTTCTCAGCCGGTGGTCCTGGCAAGGGAATGTATTCTCGTCTGTACACAGATGTGTTGAACTGCTATGGATACATTGAGAGCTGTCTTGGAATCAACCATTCCTACTCAGACGACGGCTTATTCGGCATTTCTGCTTCCTGTATTCCAAATGCTGCACCCTACCTCTCCCAAGTTATCGGACTTCAACTGTCACTTCTTATGACTAAAGGACAAGGTGCTCTGAACTATACAGAGGTCGAGAGAGCCAAGAAGCAGTTACGTAGCTCTGTTCTGATGAACCTCGAGTCTAAGATGGTTGAGCTTGAAGATCTTGGCCGCCAGATTCaactcaacaacaaaaaagtgCCTGTTGCCGAGATGGTGGAAAAAATCGATGCGCTGACGGCCGAAGACCTTCGTCGTGTTGCCGAGCGCGTGCTCACTTCGAGCCCACCTACCCTCGTCATGCAAGGAGCTTCACGAGAGGCGTTCGGCGATGTCCAAGATACCCTCAAACGCTACGGTCTTGGCGGCGAGATCAAGGAAACCGAGCCTGCTAAGACTTCCTGGTGGAAAAGATAGAGTAGCACCTCGTCAACAACCTATGTATATATTATCGATAACCGCATTCCTAATAGACCcctgtctgcctccggtggctggggctccgccccagaccccgtggctcctgcttcgcaggagactgctgggaccgtcctcgaaccgactcgagcgcagcgagaggagcagcggggtctggggcggagccccagccgccggaggcagggcAGCTCGAAAAGACAATGCGTGAAAATTAGAAAGTCTATGTACTTTTGTTCGTATCCTCCACAGCTACCTCGGGTTGTGTGGTCTGGGGAGCTGTGGTCTCTGGAGTGGCATCTGAGGAAGGTTCAGAGGGAGCAGCTGAGGatgattgttgttgctgttgttgcatTTGGGCAGCAGCTCGCATCATGTCCATTCTGAACTTGTTTGATTCTTCCTGGAAGAATTTGGCGTTGAGGGCTTGGATGGCCTGGGGAGTTTGTGGAATGGGCTGTCCAGATTGAACGTACTCTGCTCGGCGACGCTCGACACGAGCGGCGATTTCACGAATACGAGCTGCGAGAACAGCCTGCTGTTCTGGAGATAACTTGGCGAGGTCTGGTGTGAGTTGGGCAAATGGTCCTCCTGGATTGGGAATACCGGCACCTTGTGGAAGAGTCTGGGGTAAACCAGGCTGTTGGCCTGGTTGTCCAGCTTGAGCAGCCTGTGCAGCTTGAGCAGCTTGTGCTTGAGCAGCAGTGACTCCTCCTGCTTTGGCCATTTTAGCAAGCTGTTCGTCcaactgcttcttcttttccttttcttcttcttgctttctcttctttttcagttgCTTGCGCTTCTTGGctttagcagctgctgcgATACTGGGAGCGACAACTTTGTCGCCTGACCACGAGTAAAGAGGTACAAAACTCTCGAAGAAGCCAACATCTTCAAACAGATTAGGGAAAAGCCAGAAGCCTTTAGGAAGAATAAAGTATGTGATGACAAAAAGGATCAGTCGAACAATGGCAATTAGGAAAAAACAACCAAGAAGTCCTAAAAGACCCATAGAAGCATACCAAACACCAAGTCTCATTTTCATTGGCCATAGAGGGAACAATACAATTCCAAAAATTACTACAACTGCCAATGCTGCATATAAATAAGTGACGATTTGTACTGGTTCGTGGAACCACACGTAGTACATATCATCGCCAAACTCCTGTTGTGCTACAATCTGGATCACTGGAACACCTGGAGCAGGCTTGAGTCCATGCTTTAGCGCCGTCTGGGTCTCGATTTTATCAACACGGAATGCTAATCTGTTCAAAGGAAGCAGTCTAAACGCTTCTAGAGCCTGTTGGCGGCTTGTAATTTCCGGTAGGttcttattcttcttctgagcTTTAGTATAGTCTGGGCTTTCTAATGCTCTAATAGCTCGCTTGACTGAAAAGTATTCGGTTAGTTCCGCGTCATCCAGTTATATATCGAGCCAAAATGGTCTCGTAGTAACATGTTTCAAACCTACCTCTAAAGAAATCGTATCGCTTGCCATTGAGAATTGCTTGACGTTGCTTGAGCAGTTTATGATGACGTAAAAAGTTTCCCACTGCTAATGCTGGTGGGGCTACCTCGCTGAGATTAGGAGGTCCCACTTGAACTTGTGACGACATCTTGGTCGGtttggtcttttttttcactggATCACTCGAGTTCTCCGTCTGGCTCTATGCTGTATCTCTTCTACACGTGTAATTTAAATCACCCCGGCGTCGGTCGAGCTAGTTTGCGCCATCGCGCTTCGTCACGTGATTACGGTTGATCTGGAACCCGTCTCTAGATCTGTTTTGGGCTCGGAATTCtgttaaataaatttttttatttttaatttgcGTTTCTGATTCGGTTCGGTGTGTTTTCTATAGCATACTGAGTGTTTGAAGTTAATTGCAAAATTACAAGTGATCACTTCATAAGTAGCATGAGAAGACTATGAATCTCTCTATATACACTCCAAGAAAGCAGCATATTATAAACCACTGGTTGAAAAGTGATATCAAAAGCAGCCGAAATTGTCCACAAAATACGACAATGGCACTCTCAGAaccacttcttctttcgAATAATCCAATATCCAAGCCAAATTTCACACAGAACCCAGAGGTATTGCCCATTTGACGGGGATTTCTGACCGTTGTCGGATGCCGACTTACTCCTTCCGACTACATCCCCCTGCAGGTCGGATAAAACCCTTTCGGATGAAAGATCACCCCCACTGACTGCCCCCACATTTGGGTGATACTATTCCCAGCTCGGAGAAGTAATTTACCAGGCTGACTTCATCAGTCAGACGTTGAGATTCGTAAAAACAATGTCGTCTAAGGAGCTGTTTAAAGTAAGTTATACGAGATTTCACAAGATATTTTTACGAGAGATTCCACATCTGGGGTTTAAAGAAACGAGGACGAGCATGAGACGATAATAAACTCAGATCGTAATCTAACATTTTCCTACAGCGTTTGGTGAGATTTGTCGCTACTGACGGCAAAATCTACTATGGAGATGCCATTCTCCAGGCTGGCAACACCGATACCAGATTTGCCAAGGAAGCCAGAATCATTAGCGGTGATATTTTTGGTGATTATAAGattgaaaacaaaaccgTGGCCATTCGCAGATTGCTGACCCCTCTTGCTCCTGAACATGTAGCAACTGTTCGATGTCTAGGACTCAATTACCGTAAACATGCTTTGGAAGCCAAGATGCCCATTCCAAAGTACCCTGTCCTTTTCTACAAGCCCAAGACTGCATTGAGTGCTACTGGTGACGATATTGTAGTTCCCACACCTGCATTGATCAAAAACCAAACAGACTACGAATGTGAGTTGGTTGTAGTCATTGGTCGCGAATGTAAAGACATTACCCCCGAACAAGCCTATGATTATATTTTAGGATATGCCGTTGGCAACGACGTTTCTCACCGTGACTGGCAATTGAACAGAGGAAGTCAATGGAACCTCGGCAAAATGTTCGACGGATTCGCTCCATTTGGACCTGCCATTGTCAGCAAAGAGGTCACTGGAACCCCCGACTCACTCCAGATTTACGCCAAGCTCAATGGCGACAATCTAGTACAAAACGAATCCACTGGCGACATGATTTTCAACGTCCCGGCTGCCGTCTCCTTCCTCAGTCAAGGCACAACTCTTCTTCCTGGCGATGTTATCTTCATGGGCACACCCTCCGGCGTCGGAATGGGCCGAAGCCCACCTGTCTGGCTCAAAAATGGCGACGTTGTCGAAGTCGGCCTGAGCAAAGTTGGCTCCATTGTCAATAAAGTTGTTTTCGAGGACCAGCGAGCTAAACTCTAGAATATATACACTGATATCTGAGCTGGatggggggtctgcctccggcggctggggctctgccccagaccccgtagctcctgcttcgcaggagatgactGGGGATCCCAGcacaacgactcgagcacagcgagaggagcagcggggttTGGGGCGGAGGAAGACCCTTCTGGACCCTGAAATCACGTGACATAGAGGTTCGCGAAGCGTGCATATGTAGATAAGAGACTCGAGCGGGTTTTGTTTGGTCCGAGGGTAGTATTCACATCATGACATCGGCTTACGATTCGGTTACCTTTGGTAATCCGTTGTCGCTGAGGGTCGATGAGGGTGTGGGTGCAATGACGATTAGCCCATGCGGGAGGGATGTGGCGCTTGCTTCGTAAGTAGAGACTCGATCGGACGGAGATGCGATGGAAGGGATGCTAACGAATGTTAACTAGTCGGTCGGGACTGTTTGTGATAGACTTGGACGACCCGTTTTCGCCACCGAGATGGCTTCACCACAGGACTTCGTGGGAGGTGGCAGATGTGCAATGGTGTCCTCATGCGTTCAGACCGTACTCGGTGATATCGACGTCGAATCAGAAGGCGCTGGTATGGAATCTGGCCATGTCGTCGGACTGTGCAGTCGAACATGTTCTTCATGGCCATAAGAGAGCCattactgatatcaattTTCATTCTGCAGAGCCTGATATAATCGCCACGTGCTCAGTGGATAGTAGAGTCAATGTTTGGGACTTGCGAGACCCGTCAAAGCCTACTACGACATTTGCTGACTGGAACGTGGGTGCTTCACAGGTGAAATGGAATCGTCTGAATCCTTTTGTTCTTGCTTCCTGTCACGACAGAAACGTTTATTTATGGGATACACGCAAAGGGTCGATTCCACTGCATACGATTCGTGCACATGACTCGAAGGTCaactcaattgatttcAGTAGGACCTGTGAGAGCAAGATATTGACATGCTCGAATGACCATACAGTCAAAGGATGGGATTATAAACTGAACGACGAACAGCCCGATATCACAATCAAGACAGATTTTCCCATTTGGAGAGCCCGTCATACGCCGTTTGGCAGTGGATGTGTTATTATGCCTTTAAGAGGAGGTAATAATAGTGTATTCTTAACAAACTTACAGGATATGGCTGGAGAACACTATTTAGATTCTAGTTTCGAGTTTAAAGGACACACAGAGCCGGTTAAGGAGTTTGTATGGCGGTCTCGTGGAGGGGAAGGTGATATTGATGACCGTGAGTTCCAACTGGTTACCTGGTCAAAAGACCATGACTTGAGACTCTGGCCTGTAGAAGACAGAACTCTTGAATCAGCCAATTTTAAACGTGGAGCCAAATTGACTATGAGAATAACTAGAAAAGGTGCCAGATATGAAACCTATCATAACGAGCCAAATGTACGAAGTCTTCGTACTTATAACAAGGGCTTGAATACGACAGGGGGACTTCCGGCTACTCGTACCCCATTTGGCCTTTCTCCTAGTAGTGCTGGAAAACGAGGTTCGGAGTTTGGTGGCCGTCAACATGGatctcatcaccatcaccaacatcatcatcgtcaccaccatcaccatcatcacaATGCACACAATCGTAGAACAGGAGCTCCTGTTAAGGACACACGAACAGGGTTCATGACAAGAGCAACTAAAACTAACTTTTATAACCATAACATTAACAATAACTCGCATCTCGACTGGATTGCTGGTGTTCGTATGGGTAGAGCTGCATTTGATCCTCCATTTGACACCAGCATAAGATCTGATTACTTTTTGGGCGGCGATTCATCCAATCCAGGTAATCTCGGCGAAGAAGTTAGTATAGTAGGACACAAATTCCCGAAAGTCAGGTTTGAGAAAATCTCGGTTTCGACTGGCGAGTGTATTATCACGCTTAAAGCACCATGGGGAGATACCGAATCGGACCTGGTGTTTGTTAGAATCCATGTGCTATTTCCAGTGGATTATCCAttttcaccaccaaaatttagagtggaagaagatgattcATTTGGAGAGGGGAAGTACGAGTTAATCAAGGAGGAGGTTGCGAAAATAGCCGAATTGCTGGCGTCACACGGAAAATACTGTTTAGAATTATGTCTTAGATTTCTTCTCGGTGAAAAGGTATCCCTAGAAGAACTGGAGCGCCAAGAGATTGAGAAGCATATAGAAGACGACACTGGTGAAGTTGGAATTGCCGGTCGATTTTCGTTCGGTGAGGATGGCGAAGAACTTCCTGATCTCACTAATGAGTTTATAGGCTCTTCAAGCGACGACGACCTGGACGACGAGGATATCGCCACACATAGATTAATAATCCACGAAAAAAGCCCTGAAGCAGATGATCTGACTTATAGTGACCGAGATGGCGGAGTAGAAGGAGGACTCAAAGTGACTCAGCAGATATCGGAGACGTCTAAAGTTCTATTTGATAGCACACCTGTGCCGAAAGGATGTGGAGCTGTATGGTCAAAGAGTGGTGAGTTGGTATGCTTCTTCATTGGAAAATCAGCGATGAAGTCTACAGTTTCCAGACAGCTATCAACAAGATTCCCTGAGAAGGGTCTCAGTCAGATGCTTAGTTTCCGCGATGACAGTGGTGATAGTGACAGTTCAGACAGTTTTGAAAGCGATTCTGATTTGTTGGACAACGACGGTGTTTTAGACCAGCATTACTATGGCCTACTTGCTACAGGAAAACTAAGAAATACTCTGCGATTCAGACAAGCTTCTAGCAAGATAGACAGCAGTGCACCTGTTTCGAACTCGGGTGGATCTCAACGTGGAATtcctgaaaagaaaatgaacgTGGTGAGAATACTCGATTTCAAGCATTTGATCCCCTCTCGACAAGATATGGCTGCCGAGTATAAGGTATTAGGTGCACCGCCAGGAGTGCTAGCTAAATGGAACCGACAAGTAGCCGAAAAGTATGGATGTCATCAGATTGCTTACTGCTGGTCTCTCATCGAACTGATTATAGGTGCCAACCTTGAAGTGTATAAACATGCTCATACGTTGTCAAAGGCAGGAAATGTCAGCACTTCATTAATGAACCTATTACCACCGTCATATGTTGCAGATCCAAAGAAATCACAGATAGCATTGCCCAGTGCAGCTACATCGCTGGCAACCGCTACAAAATTATCAACAGATATTAACTTTGACTGGGGTCAGCATCCGTTTCGTCGGCGATGGCTCGTAGAAGAGCTGTTCCGATATTTCGAGTTAGAACAGAACACCCAGATGCTGGCGCATATGTCTTGTATTTTGTCTGGTAGTAGCACCATTGATGACCATAACATGGTTTCTTCTGACAGTGCAGCCAGTGGGCTTGTAATGCCACATGCTATTAAGAGCCCATTCGCTCATGATTTGCTATGGCGAGAGGGGGGACCCGGTTCTGCAACTGCTGGCggtagtggtagtggttATTTCTCACCAATATTCTTTTCCAATTACCCGAATTCTAGTCATGTGGGTGGCCATTCGCCAACATCGGTGTCGAGTCTAGTTTCTGCATCACCTGAGAAGCATATCGGAGGGTTCCGCAACTTTGTTAGTATACCATCCACACCACACTACCGATCTCATGTTCAATCACGAGACATGTCGTCTACCAGTTCCAAACAAATGGTACTACCAAACCACTATAATACTAACAGTGGATACGCTACTGCTAACAACAGCGTCAAGAGTGTTCCAGGAAAGCTAGCACGTTTTGATAGCGATAATGATTTGCACCTGGGACTCATGTTTAATCGAAGCGGGATTAATACACAGCTACCGAGCAGAAATAGTGTTGTTGGAAGTGAGACTAGTAAACCTGAGCCAGCAAGCACCCCGTCATACTTGCCGTCAGTACGGGTAGAGATTCTTAATGAAGAGTTCCTGGATTTTACCGAGCAGTTTCCTCGTCCTTTTCCTGACCAGTTTTTAACAGCTGGTAACAAACCACCTGCTGTACTACTACCAGCTCCTTCACAACCGCCTCAACTTCTTGATCCCAACAAAACCGAAAAGTTCATAGCATATCGAGATCAATATGCTACGATGCTATACTCCTGGGGTTTACAAGTAGAGAGATTGGAAATTCTCAAATTTAACTATACGTTGCCAGGAGGTCTCCAAGCAGTTCGAAGACCCTCTATTTTCGACAAGTTCCACTGTGCATATATTCAATTCCGAACAATGCGCCAGTTAGAAGACTTTGAGCTCGTCAACACCACAGATATGTCGCTTAACCGTAGCTACGCCCGAACCTGCCATTACTGTAAACTCATGATCAAAACGCGATTCTTCCAGTGCATCAACTGCGAGCATATCCAGCACGCAGACTGCGGAGTCGAGTGGTTCGTGAGCAATGGTGAGAAAGAGTGTCCAAGTGGTTGTGGATGTGCATGTTTggattatttataatgtattatttaatgaaaatttttttatattaaaCCAATATCACTTCTGCTTGTTTCTACGACTCTCGAAATCTCAGAATCTACATCTCCAGCCTGgtcttatcttatcagtaACCCTTACATCAACTAGGGCAAGGGCTTCCATGATTGAACGCTTCACGAGATACAAGAGGAGGAGTTGAAGTTTAGACTATTACAATAGCAAAGATCAAAAATGCCACCGCCAACGGCTACAGAAGAtgccaaagaagaggaggatTGGGATAAGCTGTTTGCTCCTGGTGCGACAGGAGGCGGTATTGAATCGATAGTTCCAAGGGACTTGTCAGGAGCGGACTTGATCAGACCAGCCGACAACGCCATTGATtttgaggatgaagatgaattggctgatgatgaagacgagaTCCAAGCTACTCAGGAGGCAGAAAAGAAAGTCGGCAATAAATTATTAGACCGCGATCGCGTGGCTCCGAGTGGACGACCAATAAGACCTGAGTATGACGAGGAAGACGACaatgatgaggaagaaatTGATATGCCTGATTTCTTTGCTCACCATAGAGGCGGTAGTCTGAGTATAAATGCAGATGGCATCAGTTTGGCTGGAGAGCTAGATGGTGGTCATGGGTTTAATGAAAGTTGGTACGATGAACTCACCGCAGAGGGTCAGCCGGGAGATatggatattgatattcatCCAAGAGCATCTCTGAGCGAAAttggagaagaggaagaagaggatttTGAGAAAGAAGGTGAAACTGAAGAAAATGCAAAACCACATGTTAATCAGAACGCCTTAAATGTTTTAAATGAAGGATCAGATCTTTTGCAGGATACTGGTAATATGTTAAAGTCAGATCTGATTGAAGAGATTGATACGATTGACGACAAAACCACAAACGAACAGTTATTAAGAGCTTATTATCCAGAATTTAGAAGTGGTGCAGTATTAAAAATGCATACAATATTTGGCCCAAAGCCGTCTAAGCTGGTCCTACCGAAAGCCAAACCCGTCAAGCAACAGTCTGCGGCCCCAATTAAGACAAGATTAGAAATTGAAGCTGATCAAAAAAGAGTTTTCCGATCAAACCAACTGGTCGAAAAAGTAGATACAAATGTGGTCAAAGTCAACAGTTCGTGGATTGAGAGATCTCTGCGGAAAACTGGACGCCAAGACAAGGATTCACTGAGTGACAGTCATGGGCTTCCTGAAGGTGTAGACAAAGAAATCGAGTTTGCGTCTGCCGACTGGTATGTTTTTGACGATTCTGAATCCGATGTGGATGATGAGCCAAGATCGCCTCTTAAAGATTCAGAAACGAAAGATAA
This window harbors:
- the MTC5 gene encoding Mtc5p (Subunit of the SEA (Seh1-associated) complex; SEA is a coatomer-related complex that associates dynamically with the vacuole; has N-terminal WD-40 repeats and a C-terminal RING motif; mtc5 is synthetically sick with cdc13-1; relative distribution to vacuolar membrane punctae decreases upon DNA replication stress; GO_component: GO:0035859 - Seh1-associated complex [Evidence IDA] [PMID 21454883]; GO_component: GO:0097042 - extrinsic component of fungal-type vacuolar membrane [Evidence IDA] [PMID 21454883]; GO_component: GO:0000329 - fungal-type vacuole membrane [Evidence IDA] [PMID 14562095]; GO_component: GO:0000329 - fungal-type vacuole membrane [Evidence IDA] [PMID 22842922]; GO_component: GO:0016020 - membrane [Evidence IEA]; GO_component: GO:0005774 - vacuolar membrane [Evidence IEA]; GO_component: GO:0005773 - vacuole [Evidence IEA]; GO_function: GO:0003674 - molecular_function [Evidence ND]; GO_process: GO:0008150 - biological_process [Evidence ND]; GO_process: GO:0015031 - protein transport [Evidence IEA]; GO_process: GO:0006810 - transport [Evidence IEA]); its protein translation is MLTSRSGLFVIDLDDPFSPPRWLHHRTSWEVADVQWCPHAFRPYSVISTSNQKALVWNLAMSSDCAVEHVLHGHKRAITDINFHSAEPDIIATCSVDSRVNVWDLRDPSKPTTTFADWNVGASQVKWNRLNPFVLASCHDRNVYLWDTRKGSIPLHTIRAHDSKVNSIDFSRTCESKILTCSNDHTVKGWDYKLNDEQPDITIKTDFPIWRARHTPFGSGCVIMPLRGGNNSVFLTNLQDMAGEHYLDSSFEFKGHTEPVKEFVWRSRGGEGDIDDREFQLVTWSKDHDLRLWPVEDRTLESANFKRGAKLTMRITRKGARYETYHNEPNVRSLRTYNKGLNTTGGLPATRTPFGLSPSSAGKRGSEFGGRQHGSHHHHQHHHRHHHHHHHNAHNRRTGAPVKDTRTGFMTRATKTNFYNHNINNNSHLDWIAGVRMGRAAFDPPFDTSIRSDYFLGGDSSNPGNLGEEVSIVGHKFPKVRFEKISVSTGECIITLKAPWGDTESDLVFVRIHVLFPVDYPFSPPKFRVEEDDSFGEGKYELIKEEVAKIAELLASHGKYCLELCLRFLLGEKVSLEELERQEIEKHIEDDTGEVGIAGRFSFGEDGEELPDLTNEFIGSSSDDDLDDEDIATHRLIIHEKSPEADDLTYSDRDGGVEGGLKVTQQISETSKVLFDSTPVPKGCGAVWSKSGELVCFFIGKSAMKSTVSRQLSTRFPEKGLSQMLSFRDDSGDSDSSDSFESDSDLLDNDGVLDQHYYGLLATGKLRNTLRFRQASSKIDSSAPVSNSGGSQRGIPEKKMNVVRILDFKHLIPSRQDMAAEYKVLGAPPGVLAKWNRQVAEKYGCHQIAYCWSLIELIIGANLEVYKHAHTLSKAGNVSTSLMNLLPPSYVADPKKSQIALPSAATSLATATKLSTDINFDWGQHPFRRRWLVEELFRYFELEQNTQMLAHMSCILSGSSTIDDHNMVSSDSAASGLVMPHAIKSPFAHDLLWREGGPGSATAGGSGSGYFSPIFFSNYPNSSHVGGHSPTSVSSLVSASPEKHIGGFRNFVSIPSTPHYRSHVQSRDMSSTSSKQMVLPNHYNTNSGYATANNSVKSVPGKLARFDSDNDLHLGLMFNRSGINTQLPSRNSVVGSETSKPEPASTPSYLPSVRVEILNEEFLDFTEQFPRPFPDQFLTAGNKPPAVLLPAPSQPPQLLDPNKTEKFIAYRDQYATMLYSWGLQVERLEILKFNYTLPGGLQAVRRPSIFDKFHCAYIQFRTMRQLEDFELVNTTDMSLNRSYARTCHYCKLMIKTRFFQCINCEHIQHADCGVEWFVSNGEKECPSGCGCACLDYL